In a single window of the Montipora capricornis isolate CH-2021 chromosome 11, ASM3666992v2, whole genome shotgun sequence genome:
- the LOC138023340 gene encoding uncharacterized protein, with protein sequence MPNKSKSSSKLSSAETVEGCEDAEFASVSVIRELLQSQERTFMNFVESIAANLTKRVDDLVTKIADLKASLEFSQNDIEKHTTQITLLDTNLQLAVEEITKLQTLGAKKFEKATYLENQSRRNNVRIEGIVEESGESWESTEGKVKEMFTEKLQMDSPPAIQREHRTGKGKKPDGTPKPRTVVCKLYDWKEREAILKAARRIKPHGIHIIYEDLAEETMAKRRELLPKLKRAKEEGKIAYFFYDKLVIKDRPSGASYSPGSRSI encoded by the coding sequence ATGCCCAACAAAAGTAAATCTAGTTCGAAACTGAGTTCTGCTGAAACAGTGGAAGGGTGCGAAGATGCCGAGTTCGCTTCGGTTAGTGTTATCCGAGAGCTTCTGCAATCACAAGAGCGTACGTTCATGAACTTCGTGGAATCCATTGCGGCAAATCTAACTAAGAGGGTCGATGATCTAGTGACTAAAATTGCAGACCTGAAAGCAAGTCTTGAATTCAGCCAGAATGATATTGAAAAACACACAACGCAGATTACTTTGCTTGATACGAATTTACAATTGGCGGTTGAGGAGATCACCAAGCTCCAAACACTTGGCGCAAAGAAGTTCGAGAAAGCGACTTACCTCGAAAATCAAAGTCGTAGAAATAACGTCCGTATTGAAGGCATAGTAGAAGAGTCGGGCGAAAGTTGGGAGAGCACGGAAGGCAAAGTGAAGGAGATGTTTACTGAGAAGCTGCAAATGGACTCACCTCCTGCAATTCAGCGTGAACATCGAACCGGAAAAGGCAAGAAACCAGATGGAACACCAAAACCGAGAACAGTTGTATGTAAGCTCTATGATTGGAAGGAAAGAGAGGCGATTCTTAAAGCAGCTAGAAGAATCAAGCCCCATGGAATCCATATTATTTATGAAGATCTTGCTGAGGAAACAATGGCGAAGCGAAGagaacttcttccaaaattaaaACGAGCAAAGGAGGAGGGCAAGATTGCTTACTTTTTCTATGATAAACTGGTCATCAAGGACAGACCATCTGGTGCCAGTTATTCTCCCGGTAGTCGTAGTATCTAA